The Sebastes umbrosus isolate fSebUmb1 chromosome 4, fSebUmb1.pri, whole genome shotgun sequence genome has a window encoding:
- the LOC119487481 gene encoding interleukin-17 receptor A — MELVIVLVCSVVFKAFPHVLWSSTRMIHVPFFCLCLAAGLTVSSSLRILDKRPNCKQEGLDHCKINNCSDKRMVEVRQRAPTGPEWDHEHVGVWTDEHGPVSVLNVTWKIKPDGSITTLRGSEINIQDESTNQTLCVRFSYNLSEQRNPKYNQWNFSLNGVVVEPGHTYTVSVFNLPEPEIGGKDYRITKQITIPGCDDRKIQKAQMCLENGSLWDPNVIRAVSLHKECKKFSIVVGFETARYSERYQVSIQSHGFHRSKNVSKENRTSLNVLFEFDWSQLSQCEMLLMIQPFFVGCKNDCLRLEKIINLCPYYPPRTIIIKATAGLLWLLVIGGCLAYLLWRACQKDPVNTSSSAAKQQPEGFQMPERRRVLIIYSLDHPLYKNIILKLCAFLATKCGTEVVLDLLDSTRLGVLGSIQWLDWHREQIESSSDKILILCSQGVQAKWRSMCGDRQVLLREDARSPVGDTLCPALSLMVPHFIRSASFEKYIVAYFDDVCSEEDVPSPFNITVRYKLMKQFEELFFRILDTEKHEPGRVNQVEGLSEDEYYLCPSGRALRDAIETFHAYQLEHPQWFEDELLDSSKTSDEICDDAKTTTNLITYCLPNSTLVTRHIQTQGSDFTGDKTGLYVTEEFLMCTSVEFNPLIAENMQPV, encoded by the exons ATGGAGTTGGTTATTGTTCTTGTTTGCTCAGTAGTTTTTAAAGCTTTTCCACATGTGTTGTGGAGCTCCACCAGAATGATACACGttccttttttctgtttgtgtttggcaGCTGGACTCACGGTGTCGTCTTCTCTTAGGATTCTGGACAAGCGTCCAAACTGCAAGCAAGAG ggtCTTGACCACTGCAAAATTA ATAACTGCTCAGACAAACGCATGGTTGAAGTCAGACAACGTGCCCCTACCGGCCCAGAGTGGGATCATGAGCATGTGGGAGTCTGGACGGACGAACATGGGcctgtttctgttttgaatGTGACATGGAAGATAAAGCCAGATG GAAGTATAACAACCCTTCGTGGATCAGAGATAAATATTCAGGATGAAAGTACAAATCAAACTTTGTGTGTGCGGTTTTCTTACAACCTCAGCGAACAGCGTAATCCAAAATATAACCAG tGGAATTTTTCGTTGAATGGAGTCGTGGTGGAGCCTGGACATACATATACGGTGTCCGTTTTTAATCTTCCAGAACCTGAGATCGGAGGAAAAGACTACAGAATTACAAAGCAAATTACCATCCCAG GATGTGATGACAGGAAAATCCAAAAGGCCCAAATGTGTCTGGAAAATG gGAGTCTATGGGATCCTAACGTGATCCGCGCTGTGTCTCTTCATAAGGAATGTAAAAAGTTTTCCATCGTTGTGGGTTTTGAGACAGCTCGGTATTCAGAGAGATACCAAGTCTCCATCCAGAGTCATGGTTTCCATCGCTCAAAGAATGTCTCAAAG GAAAACAGAACATCCCTGAATGTGTTATTTGAGTTTGATTGGTCGCAGCTTTCACAATGTGAAATGTTGTTaatg ATTCAGCCGTTTTTTGTTGGATGCAAGAATGACTGTTTGCGcctcgagaaaataatcaatttatGCCCGT atTATCCACCACGGACTATAATTATAAAGGCAACTGCGGGGCTGCTGTGGCTGCTTGTCATTGGTGGTTGTCTTGCTTATTTACTGTGGAGAGCCTGTCAGAAAG ATCCTGTGAACACGTCCTCATCTGCTGCCAAACAACAACCAGAAGGTTTTCAAATgccagagagaagaagagtccTCATCATCTACTCCCTTGACCATCCTCTATACAAAAACATCATCCTCAAGCTTTGTGCCTTCCTGGCGACCAAATGTGGTACTGAAGTGGTCCTGGATCTGCTGGACTCTACCAGACTGGGAGTGTTGGGAAGCATCCAGTGGTTGGACTGGCACAGAGAACAAATAGAAAGCTCTTCAGATAAGATACTGATCCTGTGCTCACAAGGAGTACAAGCCAAATGGAGATCCATGTGTGGCGACAGACAGGTTCTCCTGAGAGAGGACGCCCGCTCACCTGTAGGCGACACGCTCTGTCCAGCCCTCAGCCTCATGGTCCCCCATTTCATCAGATCCGCGTCGTTTGAAAAATACATTGTGGCTTACTTTGACGATGTTTGTTCTGAAGAAGATGTTCCTTCACCTTTCAACATTACAGTGCGATACAAGCTGATGAAACAGTTTGAGGAGCTCTTCTTCAGAATCCTGGATACTGAGAAGCACGAGCCCGGCAGAGTGAATCAGGTTGAAGGGCTTTCAGAGGACGAGTACTATCTCTGTCCCTCAGGTAGAGCCCTGCGGGACGCCATAGAGACTTTTCATGCATACCAGTTGGAGCATCCACAGTGGTTTGAAGATGAGTTACTGGACAGCTCAAAAACCTCAGATGAGATCTGTGACGAtgcaaaaacaaccacaaatctCATTACATATTGTCTACCCAACTCAACCCTAGTCACCCGTCATATACAGACACAAGGAAGTGATTTCACTGGAGACAAAACAGGACTTTATGTGACTGAAGA
- the LOC119487502 gene encoding troponin I, slow skeletal muscle-like yields MSEGPRKPKYSATRRLLLKSKLLKKAAALLVVEIEEKRHEKERIVNESSPPLMLSGLSVQELQDLCKELHRKIDVVDEVRYDIEVKVVKNDTEIQTLTQKIIGLKGAKRPNLKRVKKTTDDMVGSCTDTSKLMKADFKKNLKTVKKEEEKREEVTDWRKNVEAMSGMEGRKKLFNAGQ; encoded by the exons ATGTCTGAGGG ACCG AGGAAGCCAAAATATTCAGCAACACGCCGACTGCTTTTGAAG TCCAAACTGCTGAAGAAAGCAGCTGCTCTGCTGGTGGTTGAAATTGAAGAGAAGCGACATGAGAAGGAAAGAATTGTGAATGAGAGTTCCCCTCCACTGATGCTGTCAGGCCTGTCAGTCCAGGAGCTCCAG GATCTTTGCAAAGAACTACATCGTAAGATTGACGTTGTAGATGAAGTTCGTTATGATATAGAGGTTAAGGTGGTCAAAAATGACACAGAG ATCCAAACGCTGACTCAGAAGATCATCGGGCTGAAGGGGGCAAAGAGGCCCAACCTGAAGAGGGTGAAGAAAACTACAGATGACATGGTGGGTTCATGCACCGACACCTCCAAACTCATGAAGGCTGATTTCAAGAAAAACCTGAAGACAgtgaagaaggaggaagaaaag AGGGAAGAGGTGACCGACTGGCGTAAGAACGTGGAGGCCATGTCGGGTATGGAGGGCAGGAAGAAGCTGTTTAATGCAGGACAATAA
- the LOC119487501 gene encoding troponin I, slow skeletal muscle-like yields the protein MSEGQKKSKISASRRLALKTTLLKMAAVMLEKEKKEKKLEREATLGERVPPLQLSGLSMQDLQALCKELQQKTDVVDEERYDIDAKVTKNNKELENLSLKIFELKGKMKRPALKRVRVSADAMLGALLGAKVKESVDFKANLKTVKKEEEKKEEVTDWRKNVEAMSGMEGRKKLFNAGQ from the exons ATGTCTGAGGG ACAG aaaaaatcCAAGATCTCTGCATCTCGCAGACTGGCTCTTAAG ACCACGCTGCTGAAAATGGCAGCTGTGATgttggagaaggagaagaaggagaagaagctgGAGAGAGAAGCCACTCTGGGTGAGAGAGTCCCTCCTCTTCAGCTGTCTGGTTTGTCCATGCAGGACCTTCAG GCTCTGTGCAAAGAACTGCAACAGAAGACCGACGTGGTAGATGAGGAGCGCTACGACATCGACGCCAAAGTGACCAAAAATAACAAGGAG CTTGAAAATCTGTCACTGAAGATCTTTGAGCTGAAGGGTAAAATGAAGAGACCGGCCCTGAAGAGGGTGAGGGTGTCAGCTGATGCCATGTTGGGAGCTCTGCTGGGCGCTAAGGTCAAAGAGTCTGTGGACTTCAAGGCCAACCTGAAGACtgtgaagaaagaggaggagaag AAAGAGGAGGTGACTGACTGGCGTAAGAACGTGGAGGCCATGTCTGGTATGGAGGGCAGGAAGAAGCTGTTTAATGCCGGACAGTAG
- the LOC119487503 gene encoding troponin I, slow skeletal muscle-like, protein MAETAKKSKISSSRRLGLKIRLLTVAAQMLQEETEQKIKEREAALGERVPPLNISGLPLQELLDLCKDLHHKIDVVDEEWYDIGLKVSKNAKEIENMNLKIIEIQSKFKKPTLKRVKISAEAMLSVLLGSKHKESIDFKANLKTVKKEEEKKEAVTDWRKNVESMSGMEGRKKLFDA, encoded by the exons ATGGCTGAAAC AGCT AAAAAATCAAAGATCTCCTCCTCTCGAAGGCTGGGGTTGAAG ATTAGACTTTTGACCGTCGCTGCTCAGAtgctgcaggaggagacggAGCAGAAGATAAAGGAGAGAGAAGCTGCTCTGGGAGAACGAGTTCCTCCTCTAAATATTTCTGGTCTGCCTTTGCAAGAGCTTCTG gatcTTTGCAAAGACTTACACCACAAGATTGATGTTGTGGATGAGGAATGGTATGATATCGGTCTTAAGGTGTCCAAAAACGCCAAGGAG ATTGAGAACATGAACTTGAAGATTATTGAGATCCAGAGTAAGTTCAAGAAGCCGACCCTGAAGAGAGTGAAGATCTCAGCTGAAGCCATGCTGAGCGTCCTGCTGGGCTCCAAACACAAGGAGTCCATCGACTTCAAGGCCAACCTCAAAACGGtcaagaaggaagaggagaag AAGGAGGCGGTGACTGACTGGCGTAAGAACGTGGAGTCCATGTCTGGTATGGAGGGCAGGAAGAAGCTGTTTGACGCCTAA
- the LOC119487500 gene encoding troponin I, slow skeletal muscle-like, giving the protein MSEGNMKPKPKISASRRLFLKTKLLKKAMTMLDNEKQVRKDERERILTEKVPELQLSGLSLQDLQNICKELHQKIDGADEARYDIDSKVSKNDREILDLSQKIFELKGKMKRPALKRVRVSADAMLGALLGTKVKESVDFKANLKTVKKEEEKKEEVTDWRKNVDAMSGMEGRKKLFNAGQ; this is encoded by the exons ATGTCTGAAGG GAATATG AAACCAAAGCCCAAAATCTCTGCATCTCGCAGGCTGTTCTTGAAG ACCAAACTGCTAAAGAAGGCCATGACTATGCTGGACAATGAAAAGCAAGTCAGAAAAGATGAACGAGAGAGAATCCTCACTGAGAAAGTCCCAGAGCTCCAACTGTCAGGCCTGTCTCTTCAGGATCTACAG AATATTTGCAAAGAGCTACACCAGAAAATTGATGGCGCTGATGAAGCTCGCTATGACATTGATTCCAAAGTGTCAAAAAATGATAGGGAG ATACTGGACCTGTCTCAGAAGATCTTTGAGTTGAAGGGCAAGATGAAGAGACCGGCCCTGAAGAGGGTGAGGGTGTCAGCTGACGCCATGTTGGGAGCTCTGCTGGGCACTAAGGTCAAAGAGTCTGTGGATTTCAAGGCCAACCTGAAGACtgtgaagaaagaggaggagaag AAAGAGGAAGTGACTGACTGGCGTAAGAACGTGGACGCCATGTCTGGTATGGAGGGCAGGAAGAAGCTGTTTAATGCTGGGCAGTAG